CACCAGCAAGGTGAGGGCGGCGGAGGCGATAACTTTCATGATTTCCTCGGTTACGTCTTTACAGGCGATGATTAGCTACAGTGTTTTAACGGATACAGGTATCGGGATTCACCCGGCATACTGGTGATGCGATACTTATGAGGCGGCACGTCAAAGTAGTTCTTAAACGTCCGCGTCAGAGTTTGTTGCGATTCAAACCCATAACGCTCCGCCAGATACAGGATCGGTTCATTGCTTTCTTTCAGCTTCTGGGCAATTTCTGTCAGCTTGCGGCTGCGAATGTATTGACCCAATGAATGCCCGGTCTCTTTTTTGAACATCCGTTGCAGGTGCCATTTTGAGTAACCTGAACGCTCTGACACTTTCTCAAGGGAGAGCGGCGATTCCAGGTTATCTTCGATCCAGTCCAAAATGCTATGAATAGTAATAGCGTCAGTATTGCGTCTGGACATCGTCATACCTCTTTCTGTTTACGGCAGGATTTTCTTAAGCAAGTGCTCAAGCGTTGCCACTTCATCCGCCGTTAAGTTTTTTGTTAGTTCCTGGTGCAGTGTTTGTCCTACTAACTGATGACATTGCTCACACATTGCTGCGCCGTCGCGGGTGAGTTTCACCAACACGCCACGTTTGTCATTCGGGTTAGGGCTTCGTTCTATCCATCCTTTGCAGACGAGACGATCCAGCATGCGGGTTAATGCACCCAGATCGACAGAGAGCACCTTTTTCAGCTCAACCGGTGTGATACACACTTCGCAGCGAATGGAGCACAGCACTTTGAACTGTGTCGCTGTGATATCAAGCGGTGACAAATAGTCATTGAGCAGGCGATCTTTTTTCTGGTTTACCATGTGAATAAGACGTCCCAGTGGAATAATTTCGTTAAAGAGATCACTGGTGCTTTTCACAATGGTTGCCCTGGCAAGTAGTTTAATCACGGCAGATATTATTGCTCAGGCAAGTATAAGTCAACTG
This sequence is a window from Enterobacter sp. RHBSTW-00994. Protein-coding genes within it:
- the marA gene encoding MDR efflux pump AcrAB transcriptional activator MarA, encoding MSRRNTDAITIHSILDWIEDNLESPLSLEKVSERSGYSKWHLQRMFKKETGHSLGQYIRSRKLTEIAQKLKESNEPILYLAERYGFESQQTLTRTFKNYFDVPPHKYRITSMPGESRYLYPLKHCS
- the marR gene encoding multiple antibiotic resistance transcriptional regulator MarR → MKSTSDLFNEIIPLGRLIHMVNQKKDRLLNDYLSPLDITATQFKVLCSIRCEVCITPVELKKVLSVDLGALTRMLDRLVCKGWIERSPNPNDKRGVLVKLTRDGAAMCEQCHQLVGQTLHQELTKNLTADEVATLEHLLKKILP